Proteins from one Dysgonomonas sp. HDW5A genomic window:
- a CDS encoding nucleoside deaminase, with amino-acid sequence MNPKYMQQAIKLAENSVKNGGGPFGAVIVKNGEVVAEGSNCVTLDNDPTAHAEVTTIRKACKELGTFDLNGCEIYTSCEPCPMCLSAIYWARIDRIYYGCCKEDAKNIGFDDSFIYEQIELKPEERSIPSIQILHKEALSAFRMWEEKDDKIEY; translated from the coding sequence ATGAATCCAAAATATATGCAACAAGCCATTAAATTGGCTGAGAATAGTGTGAAAAACGGTGGCGGTCCTTTTGGGGCTGTAATTGTGAAGAACGGAGAAGTTGTAGCCGAAGGCTCCAACTGTGTAACTCTGGATAATGATCCTACAGCTCATGCGGAAGTAACCACTATCCGCAAAGCCTGTAAAGAACTCGGTACATTCGATTTGAACGGATGTGAAATATATACTTCGTGCGAACCTTGTCCAATGTGTTTGTCAGCTATCTATTGGGCTCGTATCGACCGTATATATTACGGATGTTGTAAGGAAGACGCCAAAAATATTGGTTTTGACGACTCATTTATATACGAACAAATCGAACTTAAACCGGAAGAGAGAAGTATCCCTTCTATCCAAATACTACATAAGGAAGCATTATCGGCTTTTCGGATGTGGGAAGAAAAAGATGATAAAATAGAATATTGA
- a CDS encoding MFS transporter — protein sequence MSEYEYVLKTTKGRARLAILSFYFIQGLGFASWASRIPDIKTSLSMSEAALGTVLFAPALGQLAAMPVSGTWIAKYGSIRMLAIAMVLYCFVLVTLGLATSSIMLFVSLFFFGLCSNFLNIAVNTQGLRMEEIYGRPIMSSFHGGWSFACALSSVFALSIAPFRIEPYIHFIIIAIVMLGLMVFRLKDLIPDPPKKNTEQKETIFKKPELLLVQLGLIGFFGMCSEGAMFDWSGVYFKEVVHAPEMITVMGFTIVMTFMAIGRFLTDKLSVRIGKKRVLQLGGILIFTGLMISVLFPYLIPSAIGFMIVGFGISSIVPTIYSIAGRNTKGSPSIALTIVSSVSFFGFLLGPPIIGYIAELTNLRYSYAVVSMFGLSITLLVSLIRSLKHVR from the coding sequence ATGTCAGAATATGAATACGTGCTGAAAACCACAAAAGGACGTGCACGTTTAGCTATATTATCTTTTTATTTTATTCAAGGACTTGGTTTTGCCAGTTGGGCGAGCCGTATTCCCGACATTAAAACCTCTTTGTCGATGAGCGAAGCTGCTCTGGGTACGGTTTTATTTGCACCCGCTTTGGGACAACTTGCAGCTATGCCGGTTTCGGGAACTTGGATTGCCAAATATGGAAGTATCCGTATGTTGGCTATTGCTATGGTTTTGTACTGTTTTGTACTTGTAACTTTAGGACTTGCAACCAGCTCGATAATGCTTTTTGTGAGCCTGTTTTTCTTTGGTTTGTGTTCTAATTTTCTGAATATAGCAGTTAATACACAAGGTTTGCGGATGGAGGAAATTTATGGCAGACCCATAATGTCTTCCTTTCATGGAGGATGGAGTTTTGCCTGTGCATTGAGTTCTGTTTTTGCACTATCCATTGCTCCGTTCAGGATCGAACCTTATATTCATTTTATTATAATTGCCATAGTTATGCTAGGCTTGATGGTTTTCAGGTTGAAAGACTTAATACCCGATCCGCCTAAAAAGAATACAGAACAGAAAGAAACGATATTTAAAAAGCCTGAACTATTACTCGTTCAGTTAGGATTGATCGGATTCTTCGGGATGTGTTCCGAAGGTGCCATGTTCGACTGGAGTGGAGTCTATTTTAAAGAAGTGGTACACGCTCCCGAAATGATTACGGTTATGGGTTTTACCATTGTGATGACTTTTATGGCTATCGGGCGGTTCTTGACCGATAAGTTATCCGTAAGAATAGGAAAGAAAAGAGTTTTGCAATTGGGTGGTATACTGATCTTTACCGGCTTGATGATTTCTGTATTATTTCCCTATCTTATCCCTTCGGCTATTGGCTTTATGATTGTCGGATTTGGAATATCCAGTATTGTTCCTACCATATATAGTATAGCAGGACGTAATACAAAAGGTTCTCCAAGTATTGCACTGACTATCGTTTCGAGTGTGAGTTTCTTCGGCTTCCTGCTCGGTCCTCCTATTATCGGATACATAGCCGAACTTACCAATCTGAGATATTCGTATGCCGTAGTCTCGATGTTTGGGCTAAGTATTACGCTTTTAGTAAGTTTAATCAGGTCGTTGAAGCATGTTCGATAA
- a CDS encoding phosphoethanolamine transferase, which translates to MYIDWNPLFQSFSLSTHASSLLYAALNAIIILSFLNLISHIKRVAIIFVLLLAIIISIEATLAIAFSSQVTLGLFSSIIETNKHEALGAIRMYAGIAIPLIIVTSIVLYLAYRELKSRKPYILASILFIIAGFGICYGSVYLLMDESQRRKVPEELRISPLMHFYSVLGVRLPLLTNVGFASVIYCQEMYRFRTELAKPKTLPQEISFFTTSNSPNTIFVVMGESSLQTHYSLYGYNLPTTPFLDSLKNADRLSYYNAVSPASITRDALGLSLSFATPLDRQPLLNNKNAVALANDAGYESYWISNQDKIGMHDSYIGLIASYADTSCFFNFQKDDLELIPIIEKLYNPKIKQIFFIHLKGSHLEYKEKYDKADCRVLTNDFNTTLDYDRTIHHSDRVIGLLYNTIVNKLDTKVASSSLVFYFSDHGEIINKGHGFLDKDMDQFMIPFVVIPYNDTIDTNRIIDKYLVDGRLNTTNFNYILSEVMGYKISEKGIEKAKNDGLYYYHVDGKTYLFNDIKK; encoded by the coding sequence GTGTATATTGATTGGAATCCTTTGTTTCAATCATTCAGTTTGTCTACACATGCAAGCAGCTTACTATACGCTGCGTTGAATGCTATTATCATACTGTCTTTTTTAAATCTTATCTCTCATATCAAAAGAGTTGCCATAATATTTGTGTTATTACTGGCAATAATCATATCTATAGAAGCAACTTTAGCTATTGCTTTTTCGTCTCAAGTTACATTAGGTTTGTTTTCTTCTATTATCGAAACCAATAAACATGAGGCTCTGGGTGCAATCAGGATGTATGCCGGCATAGCAATTCCTCTGATTATTGTAACAAGTATTGTTTTGTATCTGGCTTATCGGGAACTTAAGAGTCGAAAGCCTTACATCTTAGCCTCCATCTTATTTATAATTGCCGGTTTCGGTATTTGTTATGGTTCTGTTTACCTGTTGATGGATGAGTCGCAAAGGAGAAAAGTTCCTGAAGAGTTGAGAATCTCACCACTCATGCATTTTTATTCAGTTTTAGGAGTGAGGCTTCCTCTTCTTACGAATGTGGGATTTGCCTCTGTAATTTACTGTCAGGAAATGTATCGGTTCAGAACCGAATTAGCTAAGCCTAAAACTTTACCTCAAGAAATAAGCTTTTTCACTACCTCAAATAGTCCTAATACAATATTTGTAGTTATGGGCGAAAGTTCTTTGCAAACACATTATAGTTTATATGGTTATAATTTGCCAACGACCCCATTTCTTGATAGTCTGAAAAATGCTGATCGTTTATCATACTACAATGCTGTATCTCCTGCATCCATTACACGGGATGCTTTAGGACTGTCTTTGAGTTTTGCTACACCGTTGGATCGCCAACCATTGCTCAATAACAAGAATGCAGTTGCTCTGGCTAATGATGCCGGGTATGAATCTTATTGGATATCTAATCAGGATAAAATAGGGATGCACGACAGTTATATCGGATTGATCGCTTCGTATGCTGATACTTCCTGTTTCTTCAATTTTCAGAAAGATGATCTGGAGTTAATCCCGATTATTGAAAAATTATATAATCCTAAAATTAAGCAGATATTTTTTATTCATCTTAAAGGGAGTCATCTCGAGTATAAGGAGAAATACGATAAGGCAGATTGCCGAGTCTTAACCAATGATTTTAATACAACCTTAGATTATGATCGAACCATACATCATAGCGATCGGGTTATCGGATTGTTGTACAATACAATAGTTAATAAACTAGATACGAAAGTTGCCTCTTCCTCTCTTGTCTTTTATTTTTCGGATCACGGAGAAATCATAAATAAAGGGCATGGCTTTCTGGATAAAGATATGGATCAGTTTATGATTCCTTTTGTTGTGATACCTTATAATGATACAATTGATACTAACCGTATTATCGATAAATATCTTGTTGATGGAAGGTTAAATACTACAAATTTCAATTATATCCTCTCCGAGGTGATGGGCTATAAAATTTCAGAAAAAGGAATAGAAAAAGCTAAAAATGATGGTCTTTATTATTATCATGTAGATGGTAAAACCTATCTGTTTAATGACATAAAGAAATAA
- a CDS encoding fimbrial protein — protein MKLQKLFLLIGIAFIAVSCEKADDNASVSPVVSPESASISLQIAGTNGVQTRAAGNPTQEEKVLKLDAFVFNADGSLEAYKTATSTVNTITKVDNIAVTSGAKKIFVLANYASDASLIKTLDDLKKAVADLKNEKDNGRLTMATDIVDVTILPGKNYIGYSSSVSDGTSLAPHSYSLTRLVSRVKIEDMQWQSSEYSFDDLTAFVINASKSSLIANVGTASAPAAYYEGLSGSGDLFPSISTVLSGSDNFLTTAASNNNTYFYLYENQPVNNVMAYPTILVIRAKVKQNNVYISNVPGRVDASGYTYFPVVINKEGTASTVSGATDGHTYIKRNNTYSIKTVVKGLGVSNPFSSEAPSSLSVQVNVAAWALNISQTAVFE, from the coding sequence ATGAAATTACAAAAATTATTCTTATTAATAGGTATTGCATTTATAGCAGTATCATGCGAGAAAGCAGATGATAATGCATCTGTATCCCCTGTTGTATCTCCTGAATCGGCAAGTATCAGTTTGCAAATAGCAGGAACAAACGGTGTTCAAACAAGAGCTGCCGGAAATCCTACCCAAGAAGAGAAAGTATTAAAATTAGATGCTTTTGTGTTTAATGCTGATGGGTCTCTTGAGGCTTATAAAACAGCAACCAGTACGGTTAATACAATCACAAAAGTGGATAATATTGCAGTTACAAGCGGTGCGAAAAAAATATTTGTATTGGCTAATTATGCCAGTGATGCTTCTTTGATAAAGACATTGGACGATTTGAAAAAAGCAGTAGCAGACTTGAAAAATGAAAAAGATAACGGTCGTTTAACTATGGCTACAGATATAGTTGATGTAACTATTCTACCCGGTAAAAATTATATTGGATATTCGTCGAGCGTTTCAGACGGAACTTCTTTGGCTCCTCATTCTTATTCTCTGACAAGATTGGTTTCTCGTGTGAAAATAGAAGATATGCAATGGCAAAGTAGCGAATATAGTTTTGACGACCTGACTGCGTTTGTTATAAATGCATCAAAAAGCTCACTAATCGCAAATGTAGGAACAGCATCTGCTCCAGCGGCTTATTATGAAGGCCTTTCAGGTTCGGGCGACTTGTTCCCATCAATAAGTACTGTATTGTCGGGATCAGATAATTTCTTGACAACTGCAGCTAGCAATAATAATACTTATTTTTATCTGTATGAAAACCAACCCGTAAATAATGTGATGGCTTATCCTACTATCTTGGTGATAAGAGCAAAAGTCAAACAAAATAATGTTTATATCAGCAATGTACCAGGGCGTGTAGATGCCAGTGGATATACTTATTTTCCTGTAGTTATAAATAAGGAAGGAACAGCGTCTACCGTTTCTGGAGCAACTGATGGCCATACTTATATTAAGCGTAACAATACTTATAGTATCAAAACCGTAGTAAAAGGTCTGGGTGTTAGCAATCCATTTAGCTCCGAAGCTCCATCGTCACTTAGCGTACAAGTAAATGTTGCGGCTTGGGCTTTGAATATTTCGCAAACAGCAGTTTTCGAGTGA
- the yihA gene encoding ribosome biogenesis GTP-binding protein YihA/YsxC — translation MIIKDAKFVISNTDYKQCPTDGKPEYAFIGRSNVGKSSLINMITNHKGLAMTSSKPGKTQLINHFIINEEWYLVDLPGYGYAQRGKEGRENIRIIIEDYILNRDDLTNLFLLLDSRHDPQQIDMEFMEWLGENDIPFAIVFTKIDKLSKSKAKENIAKYTEKLEETWVELPPIFITSSENRIGGEEILGYIEKINKELKHRK, via the coding sequence ATGATTATAAAAGATGCTAAGTTTGTTATAAGCAACACAGATTATAAACAATGTCCGACAGACGGTAAACCCGAATATGCGTTTATTGGTCGGTCTAATGTAGGTAAATCTTCTCTTATAAATATGATCACTAACCATAAAGGGTTAGCAATGACATCATCGAAACCCGGAAAAACCCAATTGATAAACCATTTTATCATAAATGAAGAATGGTATCTGGTCGATCTTCCCGGTTATGGATACGCTCAAAGAGGTAAGGAAGGTAGAGAAAACATCCGTATTATAATAGAAGATTATATTCTGAATAGAGACGATCTTACCAATCTGTTTTTATTACTTGACAGCCGCCATGATCCTCAACAAATCGATATGGAATTTATGGAGTGGTTGGGCGAAAATGATATTCCATTTGCAATAGTTTTCACTAAAATAGATAAGTTGAGCAAATCGAAAGCCAAAGAAAATATTGCAAAATATACCGAAAAACTCGAAGAGACTTGGGTAGAACTACCTCCCATATTTATAACTTCTTCCGAAAATAGAATCGGCGGAGAGGAAATTTTAGGCTATATAGAAAAAATAAATAAAGAGCTGAAACACAGAAAATAA
- a CDS encoding NAD(P)-dependent oxidoreductase, whose protein sequence is MKVLIATDKPFAAEAVKGIKNVIDAAGYELVLLEKYTEKQQLLDAVANVDAAIIRSDIFDKDVFAAAKQLKIVVRAGAGFDNIDLEAATAHGVCAMNTPGQNANAVAELAFGLAVYAVRNFYNGTSGTELAGKKLGIHAYGNVGRNVARIAKGFNMEVYAFDPFLSAEAIEKEGVKAVKTVEELYSNCEFVSLHIPATAETKNSINYELLNKLPKKALLINTARKEVINEAEIVKLMQDRTDVKYVTDIMPSNHAEMAEKFEGRYFSTPKKMGAQTAEANTNAGIAAANQIVDFIKNGNERFRVNK, encoded by the coding sequence ATAAAAGTATTAATAGCAACAGATAAACCTTTTGCGGCAGAAGCAGTAAAGGGAATTAAGAATGTAATAGATGCAGCAGGCTATGAATTGGTTTTGCTCGAAAAATATACAGAAAAACAACAGCTATTGGATGCTGTGGCTAATGTAGATGCAGCTATTATCCGTAGTGATATTTTCGATAAAGATGTTTTTGCTGCAGCCAAACAACTGAAAATAGTTGTGCGTGCAGGTGCAGGATTTGACAATATTGACTTGGAGGCTGCAACTGCTCATGGAGTATGTGCAATGAATACTCCCGGACAAAATGCAAATGCAGTAGCCGAATTAGCTTTCGGTTTGGCTGTATATGCAGTGCGTAATTTCTACAATGGAACATCGGGTACCGAGTTGGCCGGTAAGAAACTGGGAATTCATGCGTATGGTAATGTGGGACGTAACGTTGCCCGCATTGCAAAAGGATTCAACATGGAAGTATATGCATTTGATCCTTTCCTTTCTGCGGAAGCTATCGAAAAAGAAGGTGTAAAAGCTGTGAAAACAGTTGAAGAATTGTATTCTAATTGCGAATTTGTTTCGTTACACATACCTGCTACGGCAGAAACAAAGAATTCGATCAATTACGAATTGTTGAATAAACTACCTAAAAAAGCATTATTGATAAATACTGCTCGTAAGGAAGTTATCAATGAGGCCGAAATTGTGAAGTTGATGCAGGATCGTACGGATGTGAAATACGTAACAGATATTATGCCTTCCAATCATGCTGAAATGGCTGAGAAATTTGAAGGAAGATATTTTTCTACACCTAAAAAAATGGGTGCTCAAACTGCAGAGGCGAATACTAATGCTGGAATAGCTGCTGCTAATCAGATCGTTGATTTCATAAAGAACGGAAACGAACGTTTCAGAGTAAATAAGTAA
- a CDS encoding bifunctional (p)ppGpp synthetase/guanosine-3',5'-bis(diphosphate) 3'-pyrophosphohydrolase, translating into MKDHIAQEDEFKLLLHQLSAKSKELQISSKEEAFIRSTVKEGIAQGIYKVDDNKYFHLITVLNTVLIVINEIGLRKAAVIANLLYRPAVNKIITIEQIKQTFDHEVADIVKGLMKINHLEANQTTLESENFIKLLLSFAEDMRVILIMIANRLYLMRTASEVDEATRLKLSIESSYIYIPLAHKLGLYNVKSELEDLYLKYTDREIYDYISQKLNESKTVRDQYIAEFIAPLEEKFKETGLKYDIKGRVKSIYSINNKLKKQKVEFESIYDLFAIRIVLDSPQPKEKAECWQIYSIVTDLYQPNPKRLKDWLSIPKSNGYESLHITVMGPQSRWVEVQIRTRRMDEIAERGLAAHWKYKGVKSESNIDDWLTTLREALENKSVANNEKLEDFKLDLYDDEIYVFTPKGDLHKLPKGATILDFAFSIHTKLGATCVSGKVNGKNVSIRHKLNSGDQIEIMTSANQTPKQDWLNFVTTTKAKNKIRQKLKEEANKQVDYAKELLKRRFKNRKIDEDEGVLMRLIKKKGFKTVTDFYIKIAQETLDVNSVIDQYLELEKRESEVHDKHDLVSAEGYTIQPQSTTQSNDKSTDELILDKDLKGIDYALAKCCNPIYGDEVFGFISSQGIKIHRTNCPNAHDMFSRFGYRVIPARWSGKSGSSYTIILRVVGADDIGIVTNLTSIISKEQGITLRSISIDSNDGLFQGNLSVTLQDTNTLESLMKKLRTVKGVKQISRLN; encoded by the coding sequence ATGAAAGATCATATTGCACAAGAAGATGAATTTAAGTTGTTACTGCATCAACTTTCTGCAAAGTCAAAAGAATTACAAATATCTTCGAAGGAGGAAGCTTTTATTAGATCTACCGTAAAGGAGGGAATCGCTCAAGGGATCTATAAAGTAGATGATAATAAATATTTTCATCTCATTACTGTATTAAATACTGTACTCATTGTAATTAACGAAATAGGACTCCGAAAAGCTGCCGTAATAGCTAACTTACTATACAGACCTGCCGTTAATAAGATAATTACAATAGAGCAAATTAAACAGACATTTGATCACGAAGTAGCTGATATTGTAAAAGGTCTGATGAAAATAAATCATCTTGAGGCTAATCAAACAACTTTAGAATCTGAAAATTTCATCAAGCTTTTATTATCGTTCGCCGAAGACATGAGGGTCATATTAATTATGATTGCCAACAGACTGTATTTGATGAGAACAGCCAGTGAGGTAGATGAAGCAACTCGCTTAAAACTATCGATAGAATCTTCTTACATATATATACCTTTGGCACATAAGCTCGGGTTGTATAATGTAAAATCTGAGTTAGAAGATTTATATCTCAAGTACACCGATCGTGAAATATATGACTACATATCTCAAAAATTAAATGAGAGTAAAACTGTACGTGATCAATATATAGCCGAATTTATTGCACCTCTTGAAGAAAAATTTAAAGAAACAGGACTTAAGTACGATATAAAAGGTCGGGTAAAATCTATCTATTCGATAAATAATAAACTCAAAAAGCAGAAGGTTGAATTCGAATCTATATACGACTTGTTTGCTATCCGGATAGTACTTGATTCTCCACAGCCAAAAGAGAAGGCTGAGTGCTGGCAGATCTATTCTATTGTAACGGATTTATACCAACCTAACCCTAAAAGGCTTAAAGATTGGCTGTCTATACCAAAGAGTAACGGCTATGAATCCCTGCACATTACAGTAATGGGACCTCAATCTAGATGGGTAGAAGTACAGATCAGAACTCGACGCATGGACGAAATTGCAGAGAGAGGTCTAGCCGCTCACTGGAAATACAAAGGAGTGAAAAGTGAGTCAAATATTGACGACTGGCTGACCACTTTACGCGAGGCTTTAGAGAACAAAAGTGTGGCAAACAACGAGAAACTTGAAGATTTCAAACTGGATCTTTACGATGATGAAATTTACGTGTTTACACCCAAAGGTGATTTACACAAATTACCCAAAGGAGCTACCATCCTGGATTTTGCATTCTCAATACATACTAAGCTAGGGGCTACTTGCGTATCGGGTAAAGTGAATGGCAAAAATGTATCTATTCGTCATAAATTGAATAGTGGAGATCAAATAGAGATAATGACCTCTGCTAATCAAACTCCAAAACAAGATTGGCTGAATTTTGTAACAACTACAAAAGCCAAAAATAAGATTCGCCAAAAACTAAAAGAAGAAGCAAACAAACAAGTTGATTACGCCAAAGAATTATTAAAACGTCGCTTCAAAAACAGAAAAATAGATGAAGACGAAGGCGTATTGATGCGCCTGATAAAGAAAAAAGGCTTTAAAACTGTAACCGACTTCTATATCAAAATAGCGCAGGAAACTTTAGACGTAAACTCTGTTATCGATCAATATCTTGAATTAGAGAAACGAGAGAGTGAAGTACATGATAAACATGATCTGGTTAGTGCCGAAGGCTACACAATTCAGCCCCAGAGCACCACTCAAAGTAATGACAAGTCAACGGATGAGCTTATATTAGACAAAGACCTGAAAGGGATAGATTACGCTTTGGCTAAATGTTGTAACCCTATATATGGAGATGAAGTTTTTGGTTTCATTTCATCGCAAGGAATAAAAATACATCGGACTAATTGCCCGAATGCACACGATATGTTTTCACGCTTCGGTTACAGGGTTATACCTGCACGATGGTCGGGAAAATCAGGATCAAGTTACACCATTATATTGCGTGTTGTAGGTGCTGACGATATTGGTATTGTAACAAACCTGACTTCTATAATTTCTAAAGAACAAGGGATAACACTCCGCTCGATTAGTATAGACTCAAACGATGGATTATTTCAAGGCAATTTATCCGTAACATTGCAAGATACAAATACCCTCGAAAGTTTAATGAAAAAATTGCGGACGGTAAAAGGTGTAAAACAGATCTCTAGATTAAATTAA
- a CDS encoding M20 family metallopeptidase translates to MSEKLVETVTEKVKKYHRDTVAHYKHLHQNPELSFEEKNTSLYVEKQLQEWGVEYRNKIGGYGILACIKGSKPSSKTIALRADMDALPITEQNDIDFKSKNEGVMHACGHDTHTASLLGAVKIINEMKDQFAGTILFIFQPGEEKHPGGASLMLKDGIFDTYKPDIIIGQHAYIDYPVGTVGFEPGTVMASADEVHIQIKGQGGHGAIPQDLNDTVLAASQLVVSMQQIVSRRSNPFKPCVLSFGKFIADGATNVIPNTVTLAGSLRCMDEEERNKLKPIIRDIAIHTAKAYGCECDIEIYDGYPCTYNDEEVTRMAKAFAAEYLGEDKVRGLPKRMTAEDFGFFSQLYPTTFYRYGVIGGQHCTGLHTPTFLIDEEALKTSVGTIAYLALRYCQI, encoded by the coding sequence ATGTCCGAAAAACTAGTTGAAACCGTAACCGAAAAGGTCAAAAAATATCATCGTGATACAGTAGCCCATTACAAGCATCTGCATCAGAACCCTGAACTTTCTTTTGAAGAAAAGAATACCTCTCTTTATGTAGAAAAGCAACTACAGGAATGGGGGGTAGAATACCGGAATAAGATTGGAGGCTATGGCATTCTGGCTTGCATCAAAGGCTCGAAACCTTCTTCCAAAACAATTGCCCTTCGTGCCGATATGGATGCACTTCCGATTACAGAGCAAAACGACATTGATTTTAAATCGAAAAATGAGGGGGTTATGCATGCATGCGGACATGACACTCATACGGCAAGCTTATTAGGAGCGGTTAAAATAATCAACGAAATGAAAGATCAATTTGCAGGAACTATCCTTTTTATCTTTCAACCCGGAGAAGAAAAACATCCCGGAGGGGCAAGCCTCATGCTAAAAGATGGGATCTTTGATACTTATAAACCTGATATAATTATCGGGCAACATGCCTATATTGATTATCCTGTTGGCACAGTCGGTTTCGAACCGGGCACAGTTATGGCATCCGCAGACGAGGTTCATATTCAAATAAAAGGACAGGGAGGACACGGAGCCATACCACAAGATCTTAACGATACGGTACTTGCCGCATCTCAACTGGTGGTATCTATGCAACAAATAGTTAGCAGGCGTTCTAATCCGTTTAAACCTTGTGTGCTTTCATTCGGTAAATTTATTGCAGACGGTGCTACTAATGTTATACCCAATACGGTAACTCTGGCAGGTTCGCTTCGTTGCATGGATGAGGAAGAAAGAAACAAGCTGAAACCAATCATACGTGATATTGCCATTCATACAGCTAAAGCATACGGTTGCGAATGTGACATCGAAATATATGACGGCTACCCTTGTACTTACAATGATGAGGAAGTTACACGCATGGCAAAAGCTTTTGCTGCTGAATACTTAGGTGAAGACAAAGTTAGGGGTTTACCCAAAAGAATGACAGCCGAAGACTTTGGCTTTTTCTCACAACTCTATCCTACCACCTTTTATAGATATGGAGTTATTGGCGGACAGCATTGCACCGGATTACATACTCCAACATTTCTGATTGATGAGGAAGCCTTAAAAACTTCAGTAGGAACTATTGCTTATTTGGCTTTACGATATTGTCAGATATAA
- the serC gene encoding 3-phosphoserine/phosphohydroxythreonine transaminase, whose protein sequence is MKKINFSAGPSILPQQTIEETAKAILDFNSSTLSLMEVSHRGKDFIAVMDEAIALFKELLNIPEGYSVIFLGGGASLQFCMVPFNLLEKKAAYLNTGTWASKAQKEAKMFGEVIEVASSKADNFSYIPKDYTIPADADYFHITTNNTIFGTELHTDLDSPVPLVADMSSDIFSRVIDVTKYGIIYGGAQKNLAPAGLTFVIVKDDILGKVSRKIPTMLDYKTHIDNESMFNTPPVVPIFAALQTLKWLKANGGVPAMEKKNKEKAALLYAEIDRNPLFVGTAAKEDRSLMNVCFVMAKGHEDKEADFSKFAVSKGLDGLKGHRSVGGFRASIYNAMPIEGVQALVDAMKEFEKQNA, encoded by the coding sequence ATGAAAAAAATCAATTTTAGCGCAGGTCCCTCAATTTTACCACAACAAACAATCGAAGAAACAGCAAAAGCTATTTTAGATTTCAATTCGTCCACATTATCTCTTATGGAAGTTAGCCACAGAGGTAAAGATTTTATCGCTGTAATGGATGAAGCTATCGCATTGTTTAAAGAACTATTGAATATACCTGAAGGCTATTCTGTAATATTTTTAGGTGGAGGTGCCAGCTTGCAGTTCTGCATGGTTCCTTTTAACCTTTTGGAGAAAAAAGCCGCTTATCTTAATACAGGAACATGGGCAAGTAAAGCTCAGAAAGAAGCAAAAATGTTTGGCGAAGTTATCGAAGTAGCAAGCTCAAAAGCCGATAATTTTTCATACATACCAAAGGATTATACCATTCCTGCTGATGCGGATTATTTCCACATAACAACCAATAATACTATTTTCGGAACAGAATTACATACCGATTTAGATTCTCCGGTGCCTTTAGTTGCCGATATGTCATCAGATATATTTTCACGAGTAATCGATGTGACTAAGTATGGTATTATATATGGTGGAGCACAAAAAAATCTGGCTCCTGCCGGTTTGACATTTGTTATCGTAAAAGATGATATCTTAGGGAAAGTTTCTCGTAAGATACCAACGATGTTGGATTATAAAACACACATCGATAACGAGTCTATGTTTAATACCCCTCCGGTAGTACCTATTTTTGCAGCTTTGCAAACTCTTAAATGGTTAAAAGCTAATGGTGGAGTTCCTGCAATGGAGAAAAAGAACAAAGAAAAAGCTGCTTTATTGTATGCCGAAATAGATAGAAACCCATTGTTCGTAGGAACTGCAGCTAAAGAAGACCGTTCATTGATGAACGTATGTTTTGTAATGGCAAAAGGTCACGAAGATAAAGAAGCCGATTTCTCGAAATTTGCAGTAAGCAAAGGTCTTGACGGATTGAAAGGTCACCGATCAGTTGGCGGATTTAGAGCGTCTATTTACAATGCTATGCCTATCGAAGGTGTTCAGGCATTAGTAGATGCAATGAAAGAATTTGAAAAACAAAATGCATAA